In a genomic window of Sarcophilus harrisii chromosome 4, mSarHar1.11, whole genome shotgun sequence:
- the LOC105750380 gene encoding keratin, type I cytoskeletal 10-like isoform X1, which produces MSQRYSSSKQYSSSRSGGGGGGSSSIRISSSRGSGYGVSSIGGGSSYGSCSRGGFGSGSVRGFGGGGGGFGASSSFGSSFGGGGFGGGSCGGGSFGGGSFGGGGFGGGSYGGGSFGGGSFGGGGFGGGLGGGLGGGLGGGFGGGDGGLLTGNEKVTMQNLNDRLASYLDKVRSLEESNYELEQKIKEWYEKNGNANQREPRDYSHYYDQIKELKDQILNLSTDNANVLLQIDNARLAADDFRLKYENEVTLRQSVEADINGLRRVLDDLTLAKSDLEMQLESLNEELAFLKKNHEEEMKDLQNVSTGDVNVEMNAAPGVDLTEYLNRMRSEYEAMAEQNRKDAEAWFNEKSKELTTEIDTNVEQMSSHKSEITELKRSLQALEIELQSQLALKQSLESSLAETEGRYCVQLSQIQAQITALEEQLQQIRAETECQNSEYQVLLDIKIRLENEIQTYRSLLEEGGSSSGGGGRGGGSGGGYGGSSGGGGYGGSSGGGGYGGSSGGGGYGGSSGGGGYGGSSGGGGYGGSSGGSGGFKSSGSRGGSSGGQGGSTGSGGESSSKGGSATRSAEPYWDFNRSHVIKTIVEEVAPDGRVLSSRVESETKKHY; this is translated from the exons ATGTCCCAGAGATATAGTTCCAGCAAACAATACTCTTCCTCCcgaagtggaggaggaggaggaggaagttcATCCATCAGAATCTCAAGCAGTAGAGGCTCTGGTTATGGGGTTAGCTCTATTGGTGGAGGCTCTAGCTATGGCAGCTGCTCAAGAGGGGGCTTTGGCAGTGGATCAGTAAGGGgctttggaggaggaggaggaggctttGGTGCTAGCAGCAGCTTTGGGAGTAGCTTTGGTGGTGGTGGCTTTGGTGGAGGAAGCTGTGGTGGAGGAAGCTTTGGTGGAGGAAGCTTTGGTGGGGGCGGTTTTGGTGGGGGCAGCTATGGTGGGGGAAGCTTTGGTGGGGGAAGCTTTGGTGGAGGAGGCTTTGGGGGAGGCCTTGGGGGAGGCCTTGGAGGAGGCCTTGGGGGAGGCTTTGGTGGAGGTGATGGAGGGCTCCTCACAGGCAATGAGAAGGTCACCATGCAGAACCTGAATGATCGCCTGGCCTCCTACCTGGACAAAGTGCGAAGTTTGGAAGAATCTAACTATGAGTTAGAGCAAAAAATCAAGGAATGGTATGAGAAAAATGGCAATGCCAATCAGCGAGAACCTCGTGACTACTCTCATTATTATGACCAAATCAAAGAACTTAAGGATCAG ATCCTGAATCTAAGTACTGATAATGCTAATGTGCTGCTGCAAATTGACAATGCCAGGCTGGCTGCTGATGACTTCAGACTGAA GTATGAAAATGAAGTGACCCTGCGTCAAAGTGTGGAGGCTGATATTAATGGCCTGCGCAGAGTCCTAGATGATCTGACTTTGGCCAAATCTGACCTAGAGATGCAGCTTGAGAGCCTGAATGAGGAACTGGCCTTCCTGAAGAAGAACCATGAAGAG GAAATGAAAGATCTTCAAAATGTGTCCACTGGAGATGTGAATGTGGAAATGAATGCTGCTCCAGGAGTAGATCTGACTGAATATCTGAACCGCATGAGAAGTGAATATGAGGCTATGGCTGAACAAAACCGCAAGGATGCTGAAGCCTGGTTCaatgaaaag AGCAAGGAGTTGACCACAGAGATTGATACCAATGTTGAACAAATGTCCAGTCACAAATCTGAGATCACTGAATTGAAACGCAGCCTTCAAGCTTTGGAGATTGAACTGCAGTCACAACTGGCCCTG AAACAATCCCTGGAATCATCTTTGGCAGAGACAGAAGGTCGTTATTGTGTACAGCTGTcacaaatccaggctcagatcACTGCTCTGGAAGAGCAGTTACAGCAGATCAGGGCTGAAACAGAATGCCAGAATTCAGAATACCAGGTGCTCCTCGATATCAAGATCCGCCTGGAGAATGAAATTCAGACCTACCGCAGCCTGCTAGAGGAAGGAGG taGCTCATCTGGAGGTGGTGGCCGTGGAGGAGGCTCTGGTGGTGGATATGGAGGAAGCTCTGGTGGTGGAGGATATGGAGGAAGCTCTGGTGGTGGAGGATATGGAGGAAGCTCTGGAGGTGGAGGATATGGTGGAAGCTCTGGAGGTGGAGGATATGGCGGAAGCTCTGGAGGTGGCGGATATGGTGGAAGTTCTGGTGGCAGTGGAGGATTCAAAAGTTCTGGATCCAGAGGAGGTTCAAGTGGAGGACAAGGAGGAAGCACTGGATCTGGTGGAGAATCTTCATCTAAAGGCGGCTCAGCAACAAGGTCAGCAGAACCTTACTGGG
- the LOC105750380 gene encoding keratin, type I cytoskeletal 10-like isoform X2 has translation MSQRYSSSKQYSSSRSGGGGGGSSSIRISSSRGSGYGVSSIGGGSSYGSCSRGGFGSGSVRGFGGGGGGFGASSSFGSSFGGGGFGGGSCGGGSFGGGSFGGGGFGGGSYGGGSFGGGSFGGGGFGGGLGGGLGGGLGGGFGGGDGGLLTGNEKVTMQNLNDRLASYLDKVRSLEESNYELEQKIKEWYEKNGNANQREPRDYSHYYDQIKELKDQILNLSTDNANVLLQIDNARLAADDFRLKYENEVTLRQSVEADINGLRRVLDDLTLAKSDLEMQLESLNEELAFLKKNHEEEMKDLQNVSTGDVNVEMNAAPGVDLTEYLNRMRSEYEAMAEQNRKDAEAWFNEKSKELTTEIDTNVEQMSSHKSEITELKRSLQALEIELQSQLALKQSLESSLAETEGRYCVQLSQIQAQITALEEQLQQIRAETECQNSEYQVLLDIKIRLENEIQTYRSLLEEGGSSSGGGGRGGGSGGGYGGSSGGGGYGGSSGGGGYGGSSGGGGYGGSSGGGGYGGSSGGGGYGGSSGGSGGFKSSGSRGGSSGGQGGSTGSGGESSSKGGSATRF, from the exons ATGTCCCAGAGATATAGTTCCAGCAAACAATACTCTTCCTCCcgaagtggaggaggaggaggaggaagttcATCCATCAGAATCTCAAGCAGTAGAGGCTCTGGTTATGGGGTTAGCTCTATTGGTGGAGGCTCTAGCTATGGCAGCTGCTCAAGAGGGGGCTTTGGCAGTGGATCAGTAAGGGgctttggaggaggaggaggaggctttGGTGCTAGCAGCAGCTTTGGGAGTAGCTTTGGTGGTGGTGGCTTTGGTGGAGGAAGCTGTGGTGGAGGAAGCTTTGGTGGAGGAAGCTTTGGTGGGGGCGGTTTTGGTGGGGGCAGCTATGGTGGGGGAAGCTTTGGTGGGGGAAGCTTTGGTGGAGGAGGCTTTGGGGGAGGCCTTGGGGGAGGCCTTGGAGGAGGCCTTGGGGGAGGCTTTGGTGGAGGTGATGGAGGGCTCCTCACAGGCAATGAGAAGGTCACCATGCAGAACCTGAATGATCGCCTGGCCTCCTACCTGGACAAAGTGCGAAGTTTGGAAGAATCTAACTATGAGTTAGAGCAAAAAATCAAGGAATGGTATGAGAAAAATGGCAATGCCAATCAGCGAGAACCTCGTGACTACTCTCATTATTATGACCAAATCAAAGAACTTAAGGATCAG ATCCTGAATCTAAGTACTGATAATGCTAATGTGCTGCTGCAAATTGACAATGCCAGGCTGGCTGCTGATGACTTCAGACTGAA GTATGAAAATGAAGTGACCCTGCGTCAAAGTGTGGAGGCTGATATTAATGGCCTGCGCAGAGTCCTAGATGATCTGACTTTGGCCAAATCTGACCTAGAGATGCAGCTTGAGAGCCTGAATGAGGAACTGGCCTTCCTGAAGAAGAACCATGAAGAG GAAATGAAAGATCTTCAAAATGTGTCCACTGGAGATGTGAATGTGGAAATGAATGCTGCTCCAGGAGTAGATCTGACTGAATATCTGAACCGCATGAGAAGTGAATATGAGGCTATGGCTGAACAAAACCGCAAGGATGCTGAAGCCTGGTTCaatgaaaag AGCAAGGAGTTGACCACAGAGATTGATACCAATGTTGAACAAATGTCCAGTCACAAATCTGAGATCACTGAATTGAAACGCAGCCTTCAAGCTTTGGAGATTGAACTGCAGTCACAACTGGCCCTG AAACAATCCCTGGAATCATCTTTGGCAGAGACAGAAGGTCGTTATTGTGTACAGCTGTcacaaatccaggctcagatcACTGCTCTGGAAGAGCAGTTACAGCAGATCAGGGCTGAAACAGAATGCCAGAATTCAGAATACCAGGTGCTCCTCGATATCAAGATCCGCCTGGAGAATGAAATTCAGACCTACCGCAGCCTGCTAGAGGAAGGAGG taGCTCATCTGGAGGTGGTGGCCGTGGAGGAGGCTCTGGTGGTGGATATGGAGGAAGCTCTGGTGGTGGAGGATATGGAGGAAGCTCTGGTGGTGGAGGATATGGAGGAAGCTCTGGAGGTGGAGGATATGGTGGAAGCTCTGGAGGTGGAGGATATGGCGGAAGCTCTGGAGGTGGCGGATATGGTGGAAGTTCTGGTGGCAGTGGAGGATTCAAAAGTTCTGGATCCAGAGGAGGTTCAAGTGGAGGACAAGGAGGAAGCACTGGATCTGGTGGAGAATCTTCATCTAAAGGCGGCTCAGCAACAAG